From the Calditrichota bacterium genome, one window contains:
- a CDS encoding ubiquinol-cytochrome c reductase iron-sulfur subunit → MKEVLVAHFNEIEVGNAKPMEVAGQKIFVVHLKEGYRVLSAICTHLGCIVQWQKENQEFFCPCHKGRYRPDGTVISGPPPRPLDHFRVEVKTGLVYVWMKEKYTGGLV, encoded by the coding sequence ATGAAAGAGGTTTTGGTTGCCCATTTCAATGAAATTGAAGTGGGGAATGCCAAGCCTATGGAGGTGGCCGGACAGAAGATTTTTGTGGTTCATTTAAAAGAGGGATATCGCGTTCTTTCAGCCATCTGTACGCATCTGGGGTGTATTGTTCAATGGCAGAAAGAAAACCAGGAATTCTTTTGTCCCTGCCACAAGGGCCGCTATCGTCCTGATGGAACGGTGATTTCCGGACCGCCTCCCCGACCTCTGGATCACTTTCGAGTGGAGGTAAAAACAGGGCTGGTTTATGTCTGGATGAAAGAAAAATACACAGGAGGGCTTGTATGA
- a CDS encoding cytochrome bc complex cytochrome b subunit, whose product MSVLKKEWWVERVPLDYEKAIGIVRDLVIKEPIPVHMKKWYYAMGATPLILFLLQVTTGLLLTFYFIPSPDMAYESVRHIQQDVPLGFWIRGLHRWGANLMIIAVFLHMLRVFFTRAYRKPREINWILGTLLLGTTLTMGFTGYSLTYNQLSYWATTVGTNLVNQLPLIGHWLLTFMRGGEEVSANTLTRFFVFHELFVPSILFILIALHIFMIHLHGVAELEGHEGEGYYAFYPDHFVKGIYITLFLLVFMSTLAILIPPGIGVPADPTQTPMHIKPEWYFYSVYGLLKLVPLWLGVYLVLAFMIVLVFWPFIDDWFRAKWPKAPIGYVLGGTTAVLALVFTIMELLAK is encoded by the coding sequence ATGAGCGTACTTAAAAAGGAATGGTGGGTGGAAAGGGTCCCTCTGGATTACGAGAAAGCGATAGGAATTGTACGAGATCTTGTGATCAAGGAACCCATTCCCGTACACATGAAAAAATGGTACTATGCAATGGGAGCCACGCCCCTGATTTTATTCTTGCTTCAGGTGACAACCGGGCTTTTGCTGACATTTTATTTTATCCCCTCACCAGATATGGCTTACGAGAGTGTACGGCATATTCAACAGGATGTTCCTCTGGGGTTCTGGATTCGGGGATTGCACCGCTGGGGAGCCAACCTGATGATTATAGCGGTTTTTCTCCACATGCTGCGTGTCTTTTTTACCCGGGCATATCGCAAACCTCGGGAAATCAACTGGATACTGGGAACCCTTCTTTTGGGAACGACCCTGACAATGGGGTTTACGGGATATTCCCTTACCTACAACCAGCTTTCGTATTGGGCAACAACGGTTGGAACCAACCTCGTTAATCAACTTCCCCTGATCGGACACTGGCTTCTCACATTTATGCGGGGCGGAGAAGAGGTCTCTGCCAACACCCTGACCCGATTTTTTGTTTTTCATGAATTGTTTGTGCCTTCAATTTTATTTATTCTCATCGCCCTGCACATTTTTATGATTCATCTTCACGGCGTGGCCGAATTGGAAGGCCACGAAGGCGAGGGGTACTACGCCTTTTATCCTGATCATTTTGTTAAAGGAATTTACATCACCCTGTTTCTGCTGGTTTTCATGAGTACACTTGCAATTTTAATTCCGCCGGGAATCGGAGTTCCGGCAGATCCCACCCAAACACCTATGCATATCAAACCCGAGTGGTATTTTTATTCGGTCTACGGACTACTAAAACTTGTGCCGCTGTGGCTGGGTGTGTATCTGGTTCTGGCATTTATGATTGTACTGGTTTTCTGGCCTTTTATCGATGATTGGTTTCGGGCAAAATGGCCCAAAGCGCCTATCGGTTATGTCCTGGGCGGAACAACCGCTGTACTGGCGCTGGTATTTACAATAATGGAACTATTAGCAAAATAA
- a CDS encoding cytochrome C — protein sequence MAKGDGTKYLVGIFSILFLVTLVIVAGVETKKSESTKPEVELTGKSKQCVTCHERKGIAVKQIEQWEDSKHAEYGIGCIECHAAKKGDFDAFTCPGSDILVGRYPTPKDCSVCHDKEVKEFENSKHAHQFWLLHNDDRAVYEFPSAVKHGCEQCHRIGNMWPDSSVGDCSACHTRHSFKIAQARNPKTCGECHLGPDHPHIEIYEESKHGNIWAAEGKDWDMGYETTNHEKIPIKAPVCTTCHMDGSPTQPMTHNVSARLAWESQAPWSYRTVWDEEHLGTWQKKRERMKEICLNCHAPDFVNEYFLEADLVNLQYNEIRRQFVYWNKKLYKEKLMYPWKTGDRLWTNPVLDGYDQEPERAKYYAWHHEGRRFRHGAEMMGADFTQWHGIWEVQQDFIEMLNWAADHGDAEAKVWQKSNNPTKMITFKLYDVPGNEWGINTELYKPNFVYQMFPDYWTRIKSNVKAAYEKGLLSQDQWELWLKRYNNKEYYMGTKFPEHPKWKFYKERDQRDLKHMKESVIDLNLPGESFYKDMH from the coding sequence ATGGCCAAGGGAGATGGAACAAAGTATCTGGTCGGAATTTTTTCGATTCTATTTTTGGTGACCCTGGTAATTGTGGCCGGCGTTGAGACGAAAAAGAGCGAATCTACAAAACCCGAAGTTGAACTAACCGGCAAGAGCAAACAATGTGTCACCTGTCACGAACGAAAAGGAATCGCCGTTAAACAAATTGAACAGTGGGAAGATAGCAAACATGCGGAATATGGCATTGGATGTATCGAATGCCATGCCGCAAAGAAAGGCGATTTTGATGCCTTTACCTGTCCGGGTAGTGATATTTTAGTGGGCCGTTACCCGACCCCCAAAGATTGTAGTGTTTGTCATGATAAGGAAGTGAAAGAATTTGAAAACAGCAAGCATGCTCACCAATTCTGGCTTTTGCATAATGATGACCGTGCCGTGTATGAATTTCCCTCTGCGGTTAAGCACGGATGCGAACAATGCCACAGAATTGGAAATATGTGGCCCGACAGCAGCGTGGGCGACTGCTCGGCCTGCCATACCAGGCACTCCTTTAAAATTGCCCAGGCCCGAAATCCGAAGACATGCGGAGAATGTCACCTGGGGCCAGACCATCCGCATATTGAGATTTATGAAGAATCCAAGCACGGAAACATCTGGGCGGCCGAAGGAAAAGATTGGGACATGGGGTACGAAACGACGAATCACGAAAAAATCCCAATTAAAGCCCCCGTGTGCACAACCTGTCACATGGATGGTAGTCCCACACAGCCCATGACCCACAACGTGAGTGCACGCCTGGCCTGGGAGTCACAGGCCCCGTGGAGTTATCGCACGGTCTGGGATGAGGAGCACCTGGGTACCTGGCAGAAAAAACGGGAACGTATGAAAGAGATTTGTCTTAACTGTCATGCTCCCGATTTTGTTAATGAATACTTTTTGGAAGCCGACCTTGTCAATCTTCAATACAACGAAATTCGGCGTCAGTTTGTTTACTGGAATAAAAAATTGTATAAGGAAAAATTGATGTATCCCTGGAAAACCGGCGACCGCCTCTGGACAAATCCCGTATTGGACGGCTATGATCAGGAGCCGGAGCGCGCGAAATATTATGCCTGGCACCATGAAGGACGGCGTTTCCGCCACGGAGCCGAGATGATGGGGGCCGATTTTACCCAGTGGCATGGCATCTGGGAAGTTCAGCAAGACTTTATTGAAATGCTGAACTGGGCAGCCGACCATGGGGATGCCGAGGCCAAGGTGTGGCAGAAATCCAATAATCCCACTAAAATGATTACATTCAAACTATATGATGTTCCAGGGAATGAATGGGGAATCAACACGGAGCTTTATAAACCCAACTTTGTGTACCAGATGTTTCCCGATTATTGGACCCGCATTAAATCCAATGTGAAAGCCGCTTATGAAAAGGGACTCCTTTCACAGGATCAATGGGAATTATGGTTGAAGCGATACAATAACAAAGAATACTACATGGGTACGAAATTTCCGGAACACCCGAAATGGAAATTCTACAAGGAACGTGATCAAAGGGATCTGAAACACATGAAGGAATCGGTTATTGATCTGAATCTTCCGGGAGAATCCTTTTACAAAGACATGCACTGA
- a CDS encoding cytochrome C554, giving the protein MRIRKMKIGLGVMFAAGLILTWMSMGISGTPQAKKGQFKYIGVLKCKMCHNSARKGNQFKIWKSSPHAKAYEALGTAEAKAIAKKKGIADPQKSPKCLKCHVTGYGEPKTAFGPKYHMEDGVTCEACHGPGSAYWKSSVMRKLYKGQIDPKTVGYIQPNEKTCVQCHNPESPTYKKFVYAKFWKEIAHNIPKK; this is encoded by the coding sequence ATGAGAATTAGAAAAATGAAAATTGGCCTGGGTGTGATGTTTGCCGCCGGCTTAATTTTAACCTGGATGAGCATGGGGATATCCGGCACACCGCAGGCAAAAAAAGGTCAGTTTAAGTACATTGGCGTATTAAAATGCAAAATGTGCCACAACAGCGCCCGGAAAGGAAATCAATTTAAAATCTGGAAAAGCAGTCCTCATGCCAAGGCCTATGAAGCTCTTGGAACCGCTGAGGCAAAAGCGATTGCCAAGAAAAAAGGGATTGCTGACCCGCAAAAAAGCCCGAAATGTTTAAAATGTCATGTAACGGGTTATGGAGAGCCCAAAACGGCTTTTGGACCCAAATATCACATGGAAGATGGGGTTACCTGTGAGGCCTGCCACGGTCCGGGATCGGCTTATTGGAAATCAAGTGTGATGCGAAAATTATATAAGGGCCAAATTGATCCCAAAACCGTCGGATACATTCAACCGAATGAAAAAACGTGCGTACAATGCCATAATCCGGAAAGTCCGACCTATAAGAAATTTGTTTATGCAAAATTCTGGAAAGAAATTGCCCACAATATTCCCAAGAAATAG